One window of the Saccopteryx bilineata isolate mSacBil1 chromosome 2, mSacBil1_pri_phased_curated, whole genome shotgun sequence genome contains the following:
- the LOC136322808 gene encoding olfactory receptor 13C7-like, producing the protein MESANQTASGIEFILLGLSAHPKLEKTLFVFILLTYLVILLGNGVLILVTTLDSRLHTPMYFFLGNLSFLDICYTTSSVPLILDSFLTPRKTIPFSACAVQMFLSFAMGGVECVLLSMMAFDRYVAICNPLRYTVVMSRATYVPMAVGSWAAGITSSVVQTSQAMRLPFCGDNIINHFTCEILAVLKLACADISINVIIMGVTNVIFLAVPVLLIFVSYIFILTAILRIPSAEGRKKAFSTCSAHLTVVVVFYGTILFMYGKPKSKDPLGADKQDLSDKLISLFYGVVTPMLNPIIYSLRNKDVKAAVRNLLSRKHFTQ; encoded by the coding sequence ATGGAAAGTGCCAACCAGACAGCCTCTGGGATAGAGTTCATTCTCCTGGGCCTCTCAGCCCACCCAAAGCTGGAGAAAACactctttgtgttcatcctgCTGACGTACCTGGTGATCTTGCTGGGCAATGGGGTCCTCATCCTGGTGACCACCCTTGACTCCCGCCTGCACAcacccatgtacttcttcctggggaaCCTCTCCTTCCTGGACATCTGCTATACAACCTCCTCAGTACCCCTCATTCTTGACAGCTTCCTGACCCCCAGGAAAACCATCCCCTTCTCAGCCTGTGCTGTGCAGATGTTCCTCTCCTTTGCCATGGGAGGCGTAGAGTGTGTGCTTCTGAGCATGATGGCATTTGATCGCTACGTGGCCATCTGCAACCCACTTAGATACACTGTGGTCATGAGTAGGGCTACCTATGTGCCCATGGCTGTTGGGTCCTGGGCAGCTGGTATTACCAGCTCAGTAGTTCAGACATCTCAGGCCATGAGGCTGCCCTTCTGTGGGGACAACATCATCAACCACTTCACCTGTGAGATCCTGGCTGTCTTGAAATTGGCTTGTGCTGACATCTCCATCAATGTGATCATCATGGGAGTGACAAATGTGATCTTCTTGGCAGTCCCAGTTCTTTTAATCTTTGTCTCCTACATCTTCATCCTCACTGCCATCTTGAGGATCCCCTCAGCTGAGGGCAGGAAAAAGGCCTTCTCCACCTGCTCTGCCCACCTCACAGTCGTGGTTGTCTTCTATGGGACCATCCTCTTCATGTATGGGAAACCCAAATCCAAGGACCCACTGGGAGCAGACAAGCAGGACCTTTCAGACAAGCTCATCTCCCTCTTCTACGGGGTGGTGACCCCCATGCTCAACCCCATCATCTACAGCCTCAGGAACAAGGATGTAAAGGCTGCTGTGAGGAACCTGCTGAGTCGGAAACACTTCACTCAGTGA
- the LOC136322809 gene encoding olfactory receptor 13C7 has protein sequence MDKSNWTSPVVGFILLGLSGHPKLVNIFFVLILLMYLVILLGNGVLILVTTLDSRLHTPMYFFLRNLSFLDICYTTSSVPLILDSFLTPRKTIPFSACAVQMFLSFAMGATECVLLGMMAFDRYVAICKPLRYLDIMSKAAYVPMAAGSWVAGSSTAMVQTSLAMRLPFCGDNIINHFTCEILAVLKLACADISINVISMAVANVIFLGIPVLFISFSYVFIIATILRIPSAEGRKKAFSTCSAHLTVVVVFYGTILFMYGKPKSKDPLGADKQDLSDKLISLFYGVVTPMLNPIIYSLRNKDVKAAVRNLIFRKHFTQ, from the coding sequence ATGGATAAGTCCAATTGGACCTCCCCCGTGGTGGGGTTCATTCTCTTGGGCCTCTCGGGCCACCCAAAGCTggtgaatatattttttgtgcTCATCCTGCTGATGTACCTGGTAATCCTACTGGGCAATGGGGTCCTCATCCTTGTGACCACCCTTGACTCCCGCCTGCACAcacccatgtacttcttcctgaGGAACCTCTCCTTCCTGGACATCTGCTACACAACCTCCTCAGTACCCCTCATTCTTGACAGCTTCCTGACCCCCAGGAAAACCATCCCCTTCTCAGCCTGTGCTGTGCAGATGTTCCTCTCCTTTGCCATGGGAGCCACAGAGTGTGTGCTTCTGGGCATGATGGCGTTTGATCGTTATGTTGCCATCTGCAAACCACTTAGGTATCTTGATATCATGAGCAAGGCTGCTTATGTGCCCATGGCTGCTGGCTCCTGGGTAGCTGGAAGCTCCACCGCCATGGTGCAAACATCCCTAGCAATGCGACTGCCCTTCTGTGGAGACAACATCATCAACCACTTCACCTGTGAGATCCTGGCTGTCTTGAAGTTGGCCTGTGCTGACATCTCCATCAATGTGATCAGTATGGCGGTGGCCAATGTGATCTTCCTGGGCATCCCAGTCCTGTTCATCTCATTCTCCTATGTGTTCATCATTGCTACCATCCTGAGGATCCCCTCAGCTGAGGGCAGGAAAAAGGCCTTCTCCACCTGCTCTGCCCACCTCACAGTCGTGGTTGTCTTCTATGGGACCATCCTCTTCATGTATGGGAAACCCAAATCCAAGGACCCACTGGGAGCAGACAAGCAGGACCTTTCAGACAAGCTCATCTCCCTCTTCTACGGGGTGGTGACCCCCATGCTCAACCCCATCATCTACAGCCTCAGGAACAAGGACGTAAAAGCCGCTGTGAGGAACCTGATATTTCGCAAACATTTCACCCAGTGA